The following are encoded together in the Gouania willdenowi chromosome 14, fGouWil2.1, whole genome shotgun sequence genome:
- the klf5l gene encoding Kruppel-like factor 5 like gives MATSVGLAMNPPQTPEERAVFTQLKPVRMSGADGAEDASVFEDVKPGARLEMDKYLPRVNSPLLSPSTDIIDRKYRRESASVIDEYFSDDKPTTPYSLNINVILPSTTHLRTGLYRSNTKTLTPQQIKTEPGLEVPCSSPCTQALPDFTSVFSVPPVVNGVFIKPDVSAGGAVSVSPSTQQQQQQQQQGLDTELHIGPQPPQPQVYHMPISSCADLTMTLSHNLAAHSSSSGRTMLNLGSVAVPTTNGHYMIPEQQQQQHQHHHHHHHLGYYQHQHTAPHSLPPSPPNSQPGSPDGQAELLGLVPQGPPPYQHTLREVKVTGLSPHALLMTHGQGVLTGPKYNRRNNPELEKRRIHFCDYPGCSKVYTKSSHLKAHQRTHTGEKPYRCTWENCDWRFARSDELTRHYRKHTGAKPFKCIACSRCFSRSDHLALHMKRHQN, from the exons ATGGCAACGAGTGTAGGGTTAGCCATGAATCCTCCGCAAACGCCTGAAGAAAGGGCGGTTTTCACGCAGCTGAAGCCGGTCCGGATGTCAGGGGCGGACGGCGCTGAGGACGCGTCCGTGTTTGAGGACGTCAAACCCGGG GCTCGGCTTGAAATGGACAAATACCTTCCTCGGGTGAACAGCCCTCTGCTCAGTCCGTCCACTGACATCATTGACAGAAAGTACAGACGAGAGAGCGCGTCCGTCATCGACGAGTACTTCTCTGATGACAAACCTACCACTCCGTACAGTCTGAACATCAACGTTATTCTCCCGAGCACCACCCACCTGCGCACAGGCCTGTATAGATCCAACACCAAGACCCTGACACCGCAGCAGATCAAGACCGAGCCCGGGCTGGAGGTGCCCTGCTCCAGCCCCTGCACCCAGGCGCTGCCCGACTTCACATCTGTCTTCAGTGTGCCGCCTGTTGTCAACGGCGTCTTCATAAAGCCAGATGTGAGCGCTGGAGGAGCGGTGAGCGTGTCCCCCAgtactcagcagcagcagcagcagcagcagcagggccTGGACACAGAGCTTCACATCGGACCTCAGCCTCCACAGCCACAGGTCTACCACATGCCCATCAGCAGCTGTGCTGACCTCACCATGACGCTCTCTCACAACCTGGCAGCACACAGTTCCTCCAGCGGAAGGACCATGCTCAACCTAGGCAGCGTGGCTGTGCCAACCACTAACGGCCATTACATGAtcccagagcagcagcagcagcagcatcagcatcatcatcatcatcatcatctcggATACTACCAACACCAGCACACGGCGCCCCACAGCctgcccccctcaccccccaaCTCCCAGCCAGGGAGCCCCGACGGGCAGGCGGAGCTGCTGGGTTTAGTGCCGCAGGGTCCGCCTCCGTACCAGCACACACTGAGAGAGGTGAAGGTGACGGGATTGTCACCGCACGCTTTGCTGATGACACACGGACAGGGCGTCCTGACAGGTCCCAAATACAACCGACGGAACAACCCAGAGTTGGAGAAGAGGAGGATCCACTTCTGTGATTACCCAG GCTGCAGCAAAGTTTACACAAAGAGCTCCCATCTGAAGGCCCACCAGAGGACACACACAG gagagaaaccgtaCCGCTGTACGTGGGAAAACTGCGACTGGCGCTTCGCTCGTTCTGACGAACTCACCAGACACTACAGGAAACACACCGGGGCCAAACCCTTTAAGTGCATCGCCTGCAGCCGCTGCTTCTCACGCTCAGACCACCTGGCTCTGCACATGAAGCGCCACCAGAactaa